ATCCTGAAGCACTGCCCCGATCACGGGCCGCAGGACCAGGACGGCGTGTGGATGGACTGCCACTGCGCCGTGGTCGACGACATGCGGAAGCGCGCCGCCGAGCTGCGTCGTGTGGCCGACGAGACGGCAGCCACCGAGACGCACGCGTGCAAGCTCTGCAGCCTTGCCGCAGACGCCACCGAATACCGCATCCCCGTACCCGAGGACGGCGGTACAACCCTCCTCCTCCGGCGCCAGAACCTCGCCCACGGAACCGGATGGGCGGCGACCGCCCCCGGCTACGGCGGCGGCCGAGCCTGGACCACAGAGGGATGGCAGGACTCCATCAGCGCCCTCAGCGTCGACCGCCTCTTCTGCTGGCCCGACGCCCCTACCGCAGCCGACGAAGCACGCCGCGCCCTAGCCGCCGATGGCCCCGCGCGCGGCGAGCAGGAGGATGGACAGTGACCAAGCCGTACTGGGAAGACACGGACGCCGGACTGGCTCTCTACCACGGCGACATGCGCGAGCTCCTGCCCCAGCTGGAACTGCAGGCGGATCTGATCCTTGCTGACCCGCCCTACGCCGAGACCAGCCTCAAGTGGGACCGGTGGCCCGACGGCTGGCTCACCACCGCAGCGAAGCACGCACGGAGCATGTGGTGCTTCGGCAGCCAGCGCATGTTCTTCGACCGCCTCCACGAATTCCGCGCCGAGGACTGGCACCTCAGCCAGGACGTCGTCGGCAAGGATCCCGACGGACAGCCCGTCTTCGGCGACGTCCACTTCATCTGGGAGAAGACCGTCGGATCTTCCGCTGTCGCCGACCGCTTCCGCCGGGTCCACGAACACGCCCTCCACTGGTACCGCGGCCCCTGGCGCGACGTCCATCACGAGGCGCAGCGGGAACGCCGGCACGGCCGTAACCAGTCCACCCGGCGCTCCGGCTACAAGGGTCCGCATCTGGGCACCTACAACGCGCGGTCGTGGGCGGATGACGGCACGCGTCTGTTGACCTCGATGATCCAGACGTCTGGCATGCGGGGCAAGGCGATCCATCCCACGCAGAAGCCCTTGAAGATCGCTGAGCCGCTCATTCGCTACGGTTGCCCGCCCGGTGGCCTTGTCCTTGACGTCTTCTCCGGATCCGGCGTCGGTCTAGAAGCAGCACGGCAGTCCGGGCGCCGGTGCATTGCTATCGAGGCGCGTGAGGAGTACTGCGAGCGCATTGCTCGGCGCCTGTCTGAGATGCCTCTATTCATCGCCGAGCCTGTGCCCGCCGCCGGGGCGCGGCAGGACGAGGAGGTGTGACCATGGCCCAGCACGTCACCAAGGTGGCACCCGCCCTGCGCGGGCTGGATCACCTCCTCGTCAGCAAGCGACACCTGCGGGCCGCCCGACGGTGGCCGTGGGCCTGGTGGTGCACCTGCCGCGACGGGCACGGCGCCGCGAAGACGGAGACCGAAGCCGAGCAGCAGGCCGCCGCGCACCGGGCCGCCGCCGGGGCGCGGCAGGACGAGGCGCAGCGGTGAGCCTCGCCGGCCGCCGTGCCGCTGCCCTCGCCGTCCTGTCCCGCCGCCAGCCTCCCGCCGGGCAATTCCCGGGGGAGACCCGCCCGTCGGGGGACCTGCCGACGGATTGGCGGGAGGCGCTCGCCTACCTCGACGCCCGGGACCGAACGGAGGCCGGGGAGGAGCCTCCGCCCGCGTGACCGCCGCGCGGGGCGCTGTGTGCCCGTCTCAGCGCCCCGCACCTGCCCGACGCCCCCTCGCGGCGCCGAAACCCTCCCCAGAGCCTCACAGAGGCGCACAGAGCTTTCGATCACCAGGAGACGACATGACCCCCGCCGACGAACTCCGCACCGCCGCCGAGAAGCTGAGGCAGGACGCCGCTGCCGCGCACCGGGCATCGCCCTCCCCGTGGAACGTCACCGACGAGAACGTCGTCCGCTGCGCCGACGGCATGATCGTCGCCGACCGGTCCGGCACCGGCCACCCCGCCGAACGCGCCGACCTCCCGTACATCGCCGCCATGCACCCCGGAGTTGGCGCCGCCCTCGCCGCGTGGCTGGAGAGCTGGACCGGCATCGAGATGTACGAGGCCCACGCCCTTCCCGAGGACGCCCGCCACGCCCTCGCGGTCGCCCGAGCGATCAACGGCACCGCGCCGTGACCGCGGACCCGCTCCCGTTCTGCGACCCCCTGTGGACCGACGACTGGGAGCCCGGCGACCGCCCGCCCAGCGCCTTCGACCTTCGGCAAGCCGAGATACGGGACCTCAAACGCCAACGCGCCGGAACCAAAGCGCTCTGGACCGCCGACACCGTTCCCACCAGCCACTACCTCTGACCCGCCGCCGCCCCACACCTGAGGCGGCGGCCCGAGAAAGGCCCAGCATCATGACCGAACAGCCCTGCCCGTTCTGCGAGATCAACGCCGGACGCTCCCCGGCCACGTTCATTCACGAGTGGGCCGACGCCTTCGCGATCACCCCGCTCAAGCCTGTCGTCGACGGCCACACCTTGATCATCCCCAAGAGTCACGTCACCGACTTCGCGGACGACCCCGACGTAACCGGGGTGACCGCCCGGCGGGCGGCACAGCTCTGCCGGGAGCTAGACCTGGTGCACGCCAACCTCATCACCAGCCGAGGCGTGCACGCCACGCAGTCCGTGACGCATCTTCACCTGCACCTCGTGCCCCGCGCCGAGAACGACGGCCTGGCTCTGCCCTGGTACAGCGGGCGCGGCGGGAAGCGGGTGCACTCGTGACCGGCCGCCCGCTGCCGCATGTGCAGCCGTCGGCGCGGGTGTGGCAGATCCTCCGCCGCTGCTACCCCGGACAGTCCCCGGCCGCCGTCCTCGAACGCGCGCTGATCATGCTCGCCACCGCCGACGGCAACCTCACACCCAGCGGGCAGCTGAAGGCCGGCATCGGCGGGCGGCCCGCAGGACGGAGGCAGCCGTGACCGAGATGCCGTCCCGTGAGCTGGAGGTGCTGAAGCTGATGGCCGACGGCTTCACCTACGAGGAGATCGCCGAACAGCTGTCCATCGGCGTCGGCGGAGCGAAGGGTGCTGCGAGTCGCATGATGATGCGGCTCGGCGCCCTCAACGCCCCGAACGCCGTCTTCCTCGCCGTCCAGCAGGGAATCCTCCCCGGCCGTGCCAAGCGGCGCCCAGGACCCCCACGGCAGCCACTCACCCCCAGGCAAGCCGAAGTGCTCGACGCCGCCGCAGACGGGGCCAGCCTCACCGTCGTCGCCGCTCGTCTCGGCACCAAGCGAGAGCAGGTTGCAGCCAGCCTCTCCGGCGCCTACCTCCGCCTCGGCGTCCACCAGCATCCGCGAACCGAACGCCGCGCCGCCGCCGTCGCCGAAGCCCGCCACCGCGGACTCATCCCACCCGCCCAACAGGAGCGTGCCGCATGACCCCGTACCGCGTCCTCGTCACCGGCAGCCGGGACTGGCCCGCGCCCGAGACGGTGTGGACTGCCCTCAACGACGTCCGCACCGAGACGCTCCTCGCAGGCCGACCGCTGATCGTCGTCCACGGCGCCTGCCCGACCGGCGCCGACCTGCACGCAGCCCAGTGGGCCGACGTCGCCAGTCAGTTCACCCGCCAGGTCACCGCCGAACACCACCCCGCCCAAGGCCACCCAACGCAGAACTTCGGACCGTGGCCGGAAGCCGGACCTCGCCGCAACGCCTACATGGTCAGCCTCGGCGCAGACCTCTGCCTCGCCTTCGCAGGCCCTTGCACCAGGCCCCGCTGCCACAGGCCACGACCACACCCCAGCCACGGAGCCAGCCACTGCGCCCGCCTCGCCGAAGCCGCTGGCATCCCCGTTCGAAGGAGCGCCGCATGACCGATCTGCCGACTAGCCTGCCCTGCAAGCACGCGCGCCTGCGGCAGGTGCACGGCCCGCACGGCTGGGAGCCGCAGCCCGGCATGGATCCTGTCCACTGCCCCGGCCACGGCCAGCCCGCAGCGACCGAAGCGACCGACGCCGCGGCCCTGCGCCGCCTTGAGTCCTGTGCGGTGATCGCCGCCCTCAAAGCCCTCCACGCCCAAGGAGAAGGCGGCCTGCCCATGCCCGCCGTCGAAGCCATGGCCAAAGCTGTCGTCGCCGAGACCGCCCCCGACCTGGGCCGATACCGGGAGTGGCTGGCCCGCGAGTTGGCCAAGGCCGAACACGCCGACCAGGTCACCCGCGACCGCGGCGGCATCCCCGACGAGCTGCGGATCAGCCCGCACAACGGGATCGCCGCCGGACTCCGCACCGCACTCGCCGGCCTCGACCAGCACCTCGGAGCGATGGGCGCCGAAACCGGTCGCCGCGCGTGACGAAGCCCCGCCACCTCTCCGGAGGGGCGGGGCTTTCGTCGCGCTCAGAACCGGCCGGTGCAGGCCAGGCACACGTGCGACCGCGCCCAGGCCGCGTGCTGCTCCTCCGCCCACTGCGACGCCTTGAACACCAGCCCGCCCCAGCCGGCGCCACCAAGGACGATCAGCAGGCCGAGCAGGATCGCCCCCTCGGCGAGCACCACGACGCCGACAGCGATCGCGGCCAGCGCCGCCCAATACGACACTTTCGGCTTCGACGGCGGCGCGTAGTCGACCTTCAGCGGCGAATCCGACGGCAGGCTCCGCCAGTAATGCGGAAGATCAGCAACGTTCGGAGAGGAACATTTCGGCGACGGGCAAGCGATCACGGCAACCCCCGAGGTGCGGCGCGGTAGAGGCAGCAGCGTCCGGGGGTACCGGCCGGTACAGCAAGGCGGATGCGGGAGGTGTGGGCTGGGCCACAACCCGGCAGCCCCGCCCACCACATTCGTCGCTCTAGGCGAACCGTCCTCCGCCCGAACGAGCCGCACCGTGCCGGCCCTTGCCGGGTCGCGCTGCGTGGGCTGCCTGTACCTGGTCCGCGGCGAACAACGACTCCCCGCCCCGCCCTGGCGCGCGCCCGACGGCTTCCAGGCCCCAGCGGGACATCTGCTTGCGGGCCGAGCCGTTCGCCGACTTGCCCGTGTAGCCGAGGTGGTCGGCGACCTGGCTGATCGTCCACCGGTCGTAGGTGCGGGCGGCGTAGGCGTCGATGTCGTCCACGTGCCACAACGGCAGGCGGCCGTCGAGGGCGTGGTGCCGTGGCTCGGGCAGGTGGCCGACCTTCCACAGCAGGCTCCACCCCGTCGGCGACATGACCAGTTGGTGGGTGTCGGCGAGGTAGGAGCGGACCGTGTCCAGCGACAGGCAGCGGTCGTCGCGGGCGGCGTCGGCGGAGGGGACGCGTTCGTCGAGGGTGGTGAGGCTGTCGCGGGATCCGGCGATGGGGTACACGTCGTGGGCGAGGCCGTGGGCCTGGCGTTCCAGCCACTCCTCGGGCGGGGTGACGGAGTCGGCGCGCAGCGCGGTGGGGCGGATCACGGTGGTGACGGGCTGGGTGGCGATGGTGTCGGCTTCGGGGCCGGTGCCGTACCGCCAGGCGTAGTTCGGGGCGTCGCCCTTGGTCTTGCCGGTGGCGCACAGGATGCCGATGGGCCGATGACCAGCGGAGGCGTGGATGGCTTCGGCGAACGCGCGGGCCTTCGGGGTGAGGGTGTCGAGGTCGACGGTGTCGGTGAAGGCCTCGGTGCCGTCTGCGGTGCGGCGGATGTTGAGGGGGACGAGGGTGGGCATGGCGGCGTCTCCGGCTGTGGTGGCGGGTGGTCAGGCGGCGAGCTGGGCGCGGATCTGCTTGGCCAGGTCGATGACCGTGTCCATCGGGATGGCTGCGGTCGGCTGGTGCTTGATGCGGAGCCGGCCCTGGTCGAGGAAGGCGATGCCGTTGACGATCTCGTCGGGGCCTTCCTCGATCTGGTCGGTGATGGTGATCTGGGAGCCGGTGAGGGCGATGAGGGTGGCGGTGCGGTCTCCGTCGTCGGTGATGGCGTTGAGGCGGTCGGCGAAGAGCGGGGCGAGGCCGGTGATGGTGGTCCAGGTGTAGCCGGTCTTGCGGGTGCGGGTCTTCGTCGTGGTGGTGACCGTGGTGTCGGCGTGGGTGTAGGTGCCGGCGAGGTTGATGGTCACGGGGTTGGCCTTCCTGGTGCGCATGGCGCCGATGGTGATGCGGGCGGCGAGGGAGGTGGTGTCGATGATCCAGCGGCCGGCCTGCTTGGTGGCGGCGATGACGCCGCGGCGGCACCAGGTGCGGATGGTGGCGGTGGTGACCCGGGCTTCGGTGGCGGCGGCGGTGGTGTTCATCGTGTCCCCCTTGGTTCGATGACTCCATAATGCCGCACCGTGAGGCGTTATGGCAAGGGGGGTGAAGCCAACCAACCCCCGACAACACAAGCCCAAAACGCGAAACTGCCCGCCACCAGCAGAAAGCCGATGGCGGGCAGAGAGGACCCGCACGAAAGACCAGCCAACCCCGCAGCGGCGGGGAGCAAGGGCACATCACCAGAAACGCACGTTCCGGCCTCGGGCCACCCCCGCCAGCGCGGGGAGCAGACGCCGGTCACCCGACGCACCGTCACCATGCCACGCCCCACCAGCAGAACGCAGCCGAACGCGCGACTGAGGCCCCCGCCCGGATCGGGTGGGGGCCTCGTCGTCTGCTCAGCCGCGGGGCGCCGGAACCTCCGACAGCTGGTACGGCTCAGGCAGTGGCGGCAGTGGCACCCGCAACACCGCCCCCAGCATCGCCCGCGCCATCAACTCCCACTCCGCATCCGGCCGGCCCGCCGGCTTCACGAACAGCAGCGTCCCGTCTTCGCGGACGTAGGTGCCGCCTGTGAACCCCGGGCCCGCCTCCAGGGCGGTCACCGTCACGCCGTACTCATCGAGGAGCTCGGCGAGTGGTGCGTTGAGGAGACGGCTGGGGGAGGGCTTCCGCTGGGCGTCAGGGCAGGCTTGCGCTAAAGTCATGGCGTACTCCAGTTCCTTGGGTGGGATTGGTGAACAGCGAGTGGCGACTCGCTGGTGAAGAACAGGCCGGGCGTTGGTAGCGCCCGGCCGTTCACGTTGTTGGGCTAGCCAGCTGCTTTCCGGCGCGGCGGAGTGTGTCGTGTGCTCGAAGACTCAGACATGCCGCTCCTAACCGAGTGTGTGGCGTGTGCCACTCTCGGGAGTGACTGTAAGAGGTTAATTGAGAGGTTGGCAATCCTCGCGCTTGCCTCATAAGGCAGAGAGCCCCGACGCCTCGGCGTCGGGGCTCTCTGTTGGTGCAGGTCAGAACTCGTACTCCAGCTCGTACAGGTGGCCCGCCTTGATCATGAATTCCGCCTGGATAGGTCGGTCGCCCACGCTGTAGGTCACCCGGAACTGACGCAGCACCGGCAGCTTCGTCGGCATCTTCAGTGCCCGCTGCTGCTGCGGTGTCGGCCATCGAGCAGCGACCTTGTCCACGCACCGCACAGGCGGCAAGCCGGCCTCGGCGAGCACGCGCCCCGCCCCGCCCTTGATGCGTCGGCGCTCCTCGATCGGAGTCCCCTCCGTAAGATCGAGAGGGAAGTAGACCTCCACCAACTCGCACGGCTCCTCGTCGAGGTACATCACCTGCCGACGAAGAACCGCGGCCTCGCCCTCACCCATCCCGAGAGCTTCACGGACAAGGCGCGGCGGCACGACCTTGTCGACGTCTAGCAGCTCGGACCTTCCAGTCATGCCCTTGCGTTCCGCAGCGGCGATCCACTGATACTTGCCGCCATCGGCGGGTGGGGTCTTGTACTCCGCCGGCGTCATGGTGCGCTGTCGGTGCTCGCGAGCGAAGATGCCGGCGCCGCGACGGCTGTAGACCAGCCCCTCGCGTTCCAGGATCTCCATCGCATTCTTGATCGTCTGGGCGGCGGCGCCGAATCGTTCGTTCAGCTTGCGGCTGGAGGGGAGCGCCTCGCCTGGGGGGAAGTCGCCGTTCAGGATGCCGTCGCGCAGGTAGGCGGCGATCTGGTCCTGAACTGGCCAGACGGTGTCTTCTGGGGGTGTCTCTGTCACGTCAGTCGACCTTCATTGAGTAGTGGAGCCGCCCAATGCGGCCGGGGCTGACCATGACTGACACCTCGTAGGGGTGTCCGTCCGGTGCGGTGATCGTGCGGGTGAGGGTCAGGACCCATTCGCTGTTGCTCGGTAGGTTCAGCGCTTCAGCTTCCTCCTTCGTGGGGGGCCTGGTTTGGACGTCTTCGTCGACGACGGCGGGGCTGTAGCCCAGGTCGGCGAGCAGGCTGGCGGCGCCACCTCGGATCTTTCCGGTGCCAGCCAGGGCGGTCCCTGTGGCGAACTCTGCGGGCCAGTAGGACTGGGCGAATTCGATCGGCTCGTCGTCGAGCAGGATCAATCGTTGGCGGGTGACGACGGGTGAGCCAGCCGGGATCCCGAGGCTGTCGGCGACCCCGCGAGGTGCTGGCGTCTCGCCAGCCCCGAGGATGCGCTGACTGCCTTTGCGGCCACGCTTTGCCGCTTCGGCGCCCCACGCATCGCCCTTGCCGCCCTCGATGTAGGGCGCTGACGAGCC
The Streptomyces sp. NBC_01723 genome window above contains:
- a CDS encoding LuxR C-terminal-related transcriptional regulator, with the translated sequence MPSRELEVLKLMADGFTYEEIAEQLSIGVGGAKGAASRMMMRLGALNAPNAVFLAVQQGILPGRAKRRPGPPRQPLTPRQAEVLDAAADGASLTVVAARLGTKREQVAASLSGAYLRLGVHQHPRTERRAAAVAEARHRGLIPPAQQERAA
- a CDS encoding GntR family transcriptional regulator; translation: MTETPPEDTVWPVQDQIAAYLRDGILNGDFPPGEALPSSRKLNERFGAAAQTIKNAMEILEREGLVYSRRGAGIFAREHRQRTMTPAEYKTPPADGGKYQWIAAAERKGMTGRSELLDVDKVVPPRLVREALGMGEGEAAVLRRQVMYLDEEPCELVEVYFPLDLTEGTPIEERRRIKGGAGRVLAEAGLPPVRCVDKVAARWPTPQQQRALKMPTKLPVLRQFRVTYSVGDRPIQAEFMIKAGHLYELEYEF
- a CDS encoding helix-turn-helix domain-containing protein is translated as MNTTAAATEARVTTATIRTWCRRGVIAATKQAGRWIIDTTSLAARITIGAMRTRKANPVTINLAGTYTHADTTVTTTTKTRTRKTGYTWTTITGLAPLFADRLNAITDDGDRTATLIALTGSQITITDQIEEGPDEIVNGIAFLDQGRLRIKHQPTAAIPMDTVIDLAKQIRAQLAA
- a CDS encoding UTRA domain-containing protein; its protein translation is MVEKLMDASRDVAHQRGPGVTQDRWIGSSAPYIEGGKGDAWGAEAAKRGRKGSQRILGAGETPAPRGVADSLGIPAGSPVVTRQRLILLDDEPIEFAQSYWPAEFATGTALAGTGKIRGGAASLLADLGYSPAVVDEDVQTRPPTKEEAEALNLPSNSEWVLTLTRTITAPDGHPYEVSVMVSPGRIGRLHYSMKVD
- a CDS encoding SLOG family protein, whose translation is MTPYRVLVTGSRDWPAPETVWTALNDVRTETLLAGRPLIVVHGACPTGADLHAAQWADVASQFTRQVTAEHHPAQGHPTQNFGPWPEAGPRRNAYMVSLGADLCLAFAGPCTRPRCHRPRPHPSHGASHCARLAEAAGIPVRRSAA
- a CDS encoding HIT family protein; this translates as MTEQPCPFCEINAGRSPATFIHEWADAFAITPLKPVVDGHTLIIPKSHVTDFADDPDVTGVTARRAAQLCRELDLVHANLITSRGVHATQSVTHLHLHLVPRAENDGLALPWYSGRGGKRVHS
- a CDS encoding DNA-methyltransferase, producing MTKPYWEDTDAGLALYHGDMRELLPQLELQADLILADPPYAETSLKWDRWPDGWLTTAAKHARSMWCFGSQRMFFDRLHEFRAEDWHLSQDVVGKDPDGQPVFGDVHFIWEKTVGSSAVADRFRRVHEHALHWYRGPWRDVHHEAQRERRHGRNQSTRRSGYKGPHLGTYNARSWADDGTRLLTSMIQTSGMRGKAIHPTQKPLKIAEPLIRYGCPPGGLVLDVFSGSGVGLEAARQSGRRCIAIEAREEYCERIARRLSEMPLFIAEPVPAAGARQDEEV